One Gambusia affinis linkage group LG15, SWU_Gaff_1.0, whole genome shotgun sequence genomic window carries:
- the coro6 gene encoding coronin-6: MSRSIVRQSKFRHVFGQAVKAEQGYDDIRVSKVTWDSSFCAVNPKFLAVIVESSGGGAFLVLPLSKTGRVDKNYPLVIGHSGPVLDIDWCPHNDNILASCSEDCTAMIWQIPDHSLTRPLSDPIVVLEGHSKRVGIVSWHPTARNILLTAGSDNLIIIWNVGTGEPLISMDDHPDLIYSVSWNRNGSLFCTTCKDRRLRVCDPRKREVVAERLAPHEGIRPMRAIFIRDGNIFTTGFTRMSQRELGLWDPTNFEEPIALLELDTSNGVLLPYYDADANMVYLCGKGDSSIRYFEITEELPYVHYLSTFSSKEPQRGMGFMPKRGVDVTKCEIARLYKLLDKKCEPITMTVPRKSDLFQDDLYPDTAGPDPAMEPEEWLDGRDEDPILISMRDGYVPPKSRELKVAKKNVLDSRPTTRRSMSVLDTNSLPPQLLERLLEEIQNLKATVLSQEKRICDLENKLSQYANGTA, translated from the exons ATGAGTCGCAGCATCGTGCGGCAGAGTAAGTTTCGCCACGTCTTCGGGCAGGCGGTCAAAGCTGAGCAGGGTTACGATGACATCCGCGTCTCCAAGGTGACGTGGGACAGCTCCTTCTGCGCCGTCAACCCAAAGTTTCTGGCCGTCATCGTTGAGTCGAGTGGAGGAGGAGCGTTCCTCGTCCTGCCGCTCTCCAAG ACAGGCCGTGTGGATAAGAACTACCCGCTGGTAATCGGCCACTCTGGACCCGTCCTGGACATCGACTGGTGCCCTCATAATGACAACATCCTAGCCAGCTGCTCAGAAGACTGCACAGCAATG atCTGGCAAATCCCAGACCACTCCCTGACCCGTCCCCTGTCCGATCCCATCGTGGTTCTGGAGGGTCACTCCAAACGGGTCGGCATCGTCAGCTGGCACCCCACCGCACGCAACATCCTCCTCACTGCCG GCAGTGACAATCTGATAATAATCTGGAACGTGGGAACAGGCGAACCTCTCATATCCATGGACGACCACCCGGACCTCATCTACAGCGTCAGCTGGAACCGGAACGGCAGCTTGTTTTGCACCACCTGTAAGGACCGACGGCTGCGTGTCTGTGACCCCCGGAAGAGGGAAGTGGTGGCG GAACGTCTGGCTCCACATGAAGGCATCCGACCAATGAGAGCCATCTTCATTAGAGACGGAAACATTTTCACCACCGGATTCACCCGGATGAGCCAGCGAGAGCTCGGCCTCTGGGATCCG ACAAACTTTGAAGAGCCTATAGCACTTTTGGAGCTGGACACGAGTAACGGAGTGTTGTTACCGTATTACGACGCAGACGCTAACATGGTCTACTTGTGTGGGAAG GGGGACAGTAGTATCCGTTACTTTGAGATCACGGAGGAGCTGCCGTACGTCCATTACCTCAGCACCTTCAGCAGTAAAGAGCCGCAGAGAGGGATGGGCTTCATGCCGAAGAGAGGTGTGGACGTCACCAAATGTGAGATTGCACG GTTATACAAACTACTTGACAAAAAGTGCGAGCCCATCACCATGACAGTTCCTAGAAAA TCGGACCTCTTCCAGGATGACCTTTACCCTGACACAGCAGGGCCTGATCCCGCCATGGAGCCTGAAGAGTGGCTGGACGGCCGTGACGAAGATCCCATCCTCATCTCCATGAGGGACGGCTACGTGCCGCCGAAGAGCCGAGAGCTCAAAGTGGCGAAGAAGAACGTGCTGGACTCCCGACCCACCACCAGACGCAGCATGTCCGTCTTGGACACCAACAGCTTGCCT CCTCAGCTGCTTGAGAGGCTACTGGAGGAGATTCAGAATCTGAAGGCCACAGTTTTGTCTCAGGAGAAGCGGATCTGCGACTTGGAGAATAAGCTTTCCCAGTACGCCAACGGTACTGCCTGA
- the LOC122844872 gene encoding von Willebrand factor A domain-containing protein 7-like isoform X2, with protein sequence MIRSVFAVLCFLLLHIGAQAFEILPGDSLNHQEITEQAILNATVQACRSLALTEGTNFNYPAQPFTAEGVAAACGASQSSKSFRQAITSIKLRNIRVDIRYAFKPSFHFDEEEFVQGRRVITEGMVAVKANNRMGNYETAKEKLGEIMHPLQDFYSHSNWVELGNTLPNSNLIKAETSIGNMADESRATCRSCVGDDCSNNILEDIIAGQILTSGYFGLVPFVSTKPPGKCSHGGSVDQTGKIEPTGGINKDSFQSSHGHLHTRAANLAVAATSQLLEDIRLAAGDVAFLQMVGISRGSSKALCFVTDTSKSMSDEIAVVKTVTSTIINIQVGTENEPSVYILIPFSDPGFGPIIRTTDATLFKDIVNHLTTNGGGDDEEMSLSGLQLALTSAPFNSEIFLFTDAPAKDKDLKNTVIALIERTQTVVNFMITDSVVTNRRRRRNGNQLQTRAISESDAQLYRDLAQASGGQAIEVTKTELPVAAATIVQSVSSSMVTLLQASRNPGKTDSFTFIVDETVINPTVYITGVTQQSTDSTGSLITSSETVGNFITVRLQKQVGRWAIRMASNNPYTLRVVGESSVDFLFDFVQPSQGPFGGFDALDTRPRAGFNGSLLVTISGSDSATVTEVALVESTKGSEEALGVVVSQGGGNFLVQVDVMPTVEFVVRVKGRVQGSATDFQRQSATNFRASNLTLTADSDSILTAGTMTSVPFTVASSRSDENITIRATNSRSLDSTFPAVLLVGSGSSANGSVTLLAPLSIPSGSDVILTIVAETPDGSDTNYIVLRFSVVNSLNDFTQPECQLLSMQSSCAGNCSLSAWLVSIRVTDGDSGAGVERVSLIQGTGVFNANLEAGNENVTLVSYVASCCASVMQLLVVDRVGNVGTCQFTARVSGSGTASLSFLLCLIMMGFGQLLLSEFMN encoded by the exons GCTCAGCCTTTTACTGCAGAAGGCGTCGCTGCTGCCTGCGGCGCCTCGCAGTCGTCAAAGTCTTTCCGTCAAGCCATCACATCCATCAAGCTGAGGAATATCAGAGTGGACATCCGCTACGCCTTCAAACCGAGCTTCCACTTTGACGAGGAGGAGTTCGTTCAGGGAAGGAGGGTCATCACAGAGGGAATGGTTGCTGTCAAAGCCAACAACAGGATGGGGAATTATGAGACCGCAAAGGAGAAACTGGGAGAGATCATGCATCCTTTGCAA GATTTCTACAGTCACAGCAACTGGGTGGAGCTGGGAAACACACTCCCAAACTCTAATCTGATTAAAGCAGAAACCAGCATTGGCAACATGGCAG ATGAAAGCAGAGCCACCTGTCGCAGCTGTGTCGGCGACGACTGCAGCAACAACATTCTGGAGGACATCATCGCTGGACAGATCCTGACCTCTGGCTACTTTGGGCTCGTACCTTTTGTCTCAACCAAGCCACCTG GAAAATGCAGTCATGGAGGATCAGTCGATCAAACTGGTAAAATCGAGCCAACTGGTGGGATTAACAAGGATTCCTTCCAATCCAGCCACGGACATCTCCACACGCGAGCCGCAAACCTGGCAGTAGCTGCAACCAGCCAGCTTCTGGAGGACATTCGGCTGGCAGCCGGAGACGTCGCCTTCTTACA GATGGTGGGGATCTCTAGAGGATCCAGCAAAGCTCTCTGTTTTGTTACTGACACCTCAAAGAGCATGAGCGATGAGATCGCCGTGGTGAAGACCGTCACATCCACCATCATCAACATCCAGGTGGGAACAGAGAACGAACCGTCCGTTTACATCCTCATCCCGTTCAGCGATCCAG gATTTGGGCCAATAATTCGTACAACGGATGCAACACTTTTCAAGGATATTGTGAACCATCTAACAACTAATGGTGGAGGAGATGATGAGGAAATGAGTCTCTCAGGGCTGCAG CTGGCGTTAACTAGTGCTCCGTTCAACTCCGAGATATTTCTCTTCACGGATGCTCCTGCTAAAGACAAAGATTTGAAGAACACGGTGATTGCTCTCATAGAGAGAACCCAAACAGTG gtcAACTTTATGATTACAGACTCGGTCGTTACTAATCGCCGCAGGAGAAGAAACGGCAACCAATTGCAGACGAGAGCGATCTCAGAGTCTGACGCTCAGCTGTATAGAGACCTGGCTCAGGCGTCGGGCGGCCAGGCCATCGAGGTGACGAAGACCGAACTTCCTGTTGCCGCAGCAACCATAGTCCAGTCTGTCAGCTCTTCAATG GTCACCCTTCTGCAGGCGTCCAGGAACCCGGGAAAAACCGACAGTTTCACCTTTATTGTTGACGAAACTGTTATAAACCCGACAGTTTACATCACCG GTGTAACTCAGCAAAGCACCGACTCTACAGGCTCATTGATCACTTCTTCAGAGACTGTGGGAAACTTCATAACGGTGCGGTTGCAAAAGCAAGTTGGACGATGGGCAATAAGAATGGCGTCAAACAACCCCTACACCCTGAGAGTCGTTG GTGAGAGCTctgttgacttcctgtttgactTCGTCCAGCCGTCTCAGGGTCCTTTCGGTGGATTCGATGCTCTCGACACGCGGCCCAGAGCAG GCTTCAACGGCAGTTTGTTGGTGACTATATCAGGAAGTGACTCTGCTACTGTGACAGAAGTTGCTCTGGTGGAATCGACGAAGGGATCGGAAGAGGCGTTGGGAGTTGTTGTGTCGCAGGGCGGCGGGAACTTTTTAGTCCAGGTTGATGTGATGCCGACGGTGGAGTTTGTAGTGAGAGTGAAGGGGAGGGTTCAAGGTTCTGCTACTGACTTTCAGAGACAGTCGGCCACCAACTTCAGAGCTTCTAATCTGACTCTTACA GCCGACTCAGACAGCATCTTGACTGCAGGAACCATGACCTCTGTGCCCTTCACTGTGGCTTCAAGTAGATCCGATGAAAACATAACCATCCGAGCCACCAACTCGAGAAGTCTTGACTCGACGTTTCCGGCCGTTTTATTGGTGGGAAGTGGGAGCAGCGCTAATGGGTCGGTGACCCTGCTGGCTCCGCTGAGCATCCCGTCTGGTTCCGACGTCATCCTGACCATCGTGGCCGAGACGCCGGATGGAAGTGACACCAACTACATTGTGCTGCGATTCTCTGTAGTAAACTCG TTAAATGATTTCACCCAACCAGAGTGTCAGCTTCTCAGCATGCAGTCCAGCTGTGCTGGAAACTGCAGCCTGTCTGCGTGGCTCGTCTCCATCAGAGTGACTGACGGCGACAGCGGAGCGGGCGTCGAACGCGTCAGCCTCATACAGGGCACCGGCGTCTTCAACGCCAACCTGGAGGCCGGAAACGAGAACGTAACGCTGGTGTCCTACGTCGCCTCCTGCTGTGCATCAGTAATGCAGCTGCTGGTTGTGGATCGGGTCGGCAACGTCGGCACGTGTCAGTTCACTGCCAGGGTCTCCGGGTCCGGCACGGCCTCACTGTCTTTCCTCCTGTGTCTCATCATGATGGGGTTTGGACAACTTTTACTGAGTGAATTCATGAACTGA
- the LOC122844872 gene encoding von Willebrand factor A domain-containing protein 7-like isoform X1 — protein sequence MIRSVFAVLCFLLLHIGAQAFEILPGDSLNHQEITEQAILNATVQACRSLALTEGTNFNYPAQPFTAEGVAAACGASQSSKSFRQAITSIKLRNIRVDIRYAFKPSFHFDEEEFVQGRRVITEGMVAVKANNRMGNYETAKEKLGEIMHPLQDFYSHSNWVELGNTLPNSNLIKAETSIGNMADESRATCRSCVGDDCSNNILEDIIAGQILTSGYFGLVPFVSTKPPGKCSHGGSVDQTGKIEPTGGINKDSFQSSHGHLHTRAANLAVAATSQLLEDIRLAAGDVAFLQMVGISRGSSKALCFVTDTSKSMSDEIAVVKTVTSTIINIQVGTENEPSVYILIPFSDPGFGPIIRTTDATLFKDIVNHLTTNGGGDDEEMSLSGLQLALTSAPFNSEIFLFTDAPAKDKDLKNTVIALIERTQTVVNFMITDSVVTNRRRRRNGNQLQTRAISESDAQLYRDLAQASGGQAIEVTKTELPVAAATIVQSVSSSMVTLLQASRNPGKTDSFTFIVDETVINPTVYITGRFLAFTLTSPTGVTQQSTDSTGSLITSSETVGNFITVRLQKQVGRWAIRMASNNPYTLRVVGESSVDFLFDFVQPSQGPFGGFDALDTRPRAGFNGSLLVTISGSDSATVTEVALVESTKGSEEALGVVVSQGGGNFLVQVDVMPTVEFVVRVKGRVQGSATDFQRQSATNFRASNLTLTADSDSILTAGTMTSVPFTVASSRSDENITIRATNSRSLDSTFPAVLLVGSGSSANGSVTLLAPLSIPSGSDVILTIVAETPDGSDTNYIVLRFSVVNSLNDFTQPECQLLSMQSSCAGNCSLSAWLVSIRVTDGDSGAGVERVSLIQGTGVFNANLEAGNENVTLVSYVASCCASVMQLLVVDRVGNVGTCQFTARVSGSGTASLSFLLCLIMMGFGQLLLSEFMN from the exons GCTCAGCCTTTTACTGCAGAAGGCGTCGCTGCTGCCTGCGGCGCCTCGCAGTCGTCAAAGTCTTTCCGTCAAGCCATCACATCCATCAAGCTGAGGAATATCAGAGTGGACATCCGCTACGCCTTCAAACCGAGCTTCCACTTTGACGAGGAGGAGTTCGTTCAGGGAAGGAGGGTCATCACAGAGGGAATGGTTGCTGTCAAAGCCAACAACAGGATGGGGAATTATGAGACCGCAAAGGAGAAACTGGGAGAGATCATGCATCCTTTGCAA GATTTCTACAGTCACAGCAACTGGGTGGAGCTGGGAAACACACTCCCAAACTCTAATCTGATTAAAGCAGAAACCAGCATTGGCAACATGGCAG ATGAAAGCAGAGCCACCTGTCGCAGCTGTGTCGGCGACGACTGCAGCAACAACATTCTGGAGGACATCATCGCTGGACAGATCCTGACCTCTGGCTACTTTGGGCTCGTACCTTTTGTCTCAACCAAGCCACCTG GAAAATGCAGTCATGGAGGATCAGTCGATCAAACTGGTAAAATCGAGCCAACTGGTGGGATTAACAAGGATTCCTTCCAATCCAGCCACGGACATCTCCACACGCGAGCCGCAAACCTGGCAGTAGCTGCAACCAGCCAGCTTCTGGAGGACATTCGGCTGGCAGCCGGAGACGTCGCCTTCTTACA GATGGTGGGGATCTCTAGAGGATCCAGCAAAGCTCTCTGTTTTGTTACTGACACCTCAAAGAGCATGAGCGATGAGATCGCCGTGGTGAAGACCGTCACATCCACCATCATCAACATCCAGGTGGGAACAGAGAACGAACCGTCCGTTTACATCCTCATCCCGTTCAGCGATCCAG gATTTGGGCCAATAATTCGTACAACGGATGCAACACTTTTCAAGGATATTGTGAACCATCTAACAACTAATGGTGGAGGAGATGATGAGGAAATGAGTCTCTCAGGGCTGCAG CTGGCGTTAACTAGTGCTCCGTTCAACTCCGAGATATTTCTCTTCACGGATGCTCCTGCTAAAGACAAAGATTTGAAGAACACGGTGATTGCTCTCATAGAGAGAACCCAAACAGTG gtcAACTTTATGATTACAGACTCGGTCGTTACTAATCGCCGCAGGAGAAGAAACGGCAACCAATTGCAGACGAGAGCGATCTCAGAGTCTGACGCTCAGCTGTATAGAGACCTGGCTCAGGCGTCGGGCGGCCAGGCCATCGAGGTGACGAAGACCGAACTTCCTGTTGCCGCAGCAACCATAGTCCAGTCTGTCAGCTCTTCAATG GTCACCCTTCTGCAGGCGTCCAGGAACCCGGGAAAAACCGACAGTTTCACCTTTATTGTTGACGAAACTGTTATAAACCCGACAGTTTACATCACCGGCAGGTTTCTCGCTTTCACACTCACAAGCCCGACAG GTGTAACTCAGCAAAGCACCGACTCTACAGGCTCATTGATCACTTCTTCAGAGACTGTGGGAAACTTCATAACGGTGCGGTTGCAAAAGCAAGTTGGACGATGGGCAATAAGAATGGCGTCAAACAACCCCTACACCCTGAGAGTCGTTG GTGAGAGCTctgttgacttcctgtttgactTCGTCCAGCCGTCTCAGGGTCCTTTCGGTGGATTCGATGCTCTCGACACGCGGCCCAGAGCAG GCTTCAACGGCAGTTTGTTGGTGACTATATCAGGAAGTGACTCTGCTACTGTGACAGAAGTTGCTCTGGTGGAATCGACGAAGGGATCGGAAGAGGCGTTGGGAGTTGTTGTGTCGCAGGGCGGCGGGAACTTTTTAGTCCAGGTTGATGTGATGCCGACGGTGGAGTTTGTAGTGAGAGTGAAGGGGAGGGTTCAAGGTTCTGCTACTGACTTTCAGAGACAGTCGGCCACCAACTTCAGAGCTTCTAATCTGACTCTTACA GCCGACTCAGACAGCATCTTGACTGCAGGAACCATGACCTCTGTGCCCTTCACTGTGGCTTCAAGTAGATCCGATGAAAACATAACCATCCGAGCCACCAACTCGAGAAGTCTTGACTCGACGTTTCCGGCCGTTTTATTGGTGGGAAGTGGGAGCAGCGCTAATGGGTCGGTGACCCTGCTGGCTCCGCTGAGCATCCCGTCTGGTTCCGACGTCATCCTGACCATCGTGGCCGAGACGCCGGATGGAAGTGACACCAACTACATTGTGCTGCGATTCTCTGTAGTAAACTCG TTAAATGATTTCACCCAACCAGAGTGTCAGCTTCTCAGCATGCAGTCCAGCTGTGCTGGAAACTGCAGCCTGTCTGCGTGGCTCGTCTCCATCAGAGTGACTGACGGCGACAGCGGAGCGGGCGTCGAACGCGTCAGCCTCATACAGGGCACCGGCGTCTTCAACGCCAACCTGGAGGCCGGAAACGAGAACGTAACGCTGGTGTCCTACGTCGCCTCCTGCTGTGCATCAGTAATGCAGCTGCTGGTTGTGGATCGGGTCGGCAACGTCGGCACGTGTCAGTTCACTGCCAGGGTCTCCGGGTCCGGCACGGCCTCACTGTCTTTCCTCCTGTGTCTCATCATGATGGGGTTTGGACAACTTTTACTGAGTGAATTCATGAACTGA